A genome region from Bacteroidota bacterium includes the following:
- a CDS encoding diphthine--ammonia ligase, with protein sequence MNWSGGKDSSLCLHKIFTEGKYDVNYLLTSVNIAHQRISMHGVRIELLKQQADSIGIPLKLIELPEQPGMAEYEMEMEKKINEISNEGIHHSIFGDIFLEDLKVYRENKLRPLGIDCVFPLWKISTKKLMQEFLDLGFKSIIVCVNEKFLDRSFCGRMIDQSFVNDLPESVDPCGENGEYHSFVFDGPIFKKPIPFSKGEIVYREYAKPKEDKNDHYKTVCVEEKNYGFYFCDLMPVSPIEKK encoded by the coding sequence ATGAACTGGAGCGGGGGAAAAGATTCTTCGCTCTGTCTCCATAAAATATTCACGGAAGGAAAATACGATGTGAATTATCTTCTGACGAGTGTCAACATTGCTCACCAGCGGATTTCCATGCACGGCGTGCGGATAGAATTACTGAAACAACAAGCCGATTCCATTGGCATTCCACTCAAGCTCATCGAACTTCCCGAGCAGCCCGGCATGGCCGAATATGAAATGGAAATGGAGAAAAAGATAAATGAAATTTCAAATGAAGGAATTCACCACTCTATTTTCGGTGATATTTTTCTGGAGGATCTGAAAGTTTACAGGGAAAATAAATTGCGCCCGCTCGGTATCGATTGCGTTTTTCCGCTCTGGAAAATTTCCACAAAAAAACTCATGCAGGAATTTCTTGATCTTGGTTTCAAATCCATCATCGTATGCGTGAATGAAAAATTTCTTGACAGATCTTTTTGCGGAAGAATGATCGATCAGTCGTTTGTGAATGATCTGCCCGAAAGTGTTGATCCTTGTGGTGAGAACGGAGAATATCATTCTTTTGTTTTTGACGGGCCAATCTTCAAAAAGCCAATTCCCTTTTCAAAAGGCGAAATTGTTTATCGCGAATATGCGAAACCGAAGGAGGATAAAAATGATCATTACAAAACGGTTTGCGTGGAAGAAAAAAATTACGGGTTTTACTTTTGCGATCTGATGCCCGTTTCTCCAATAGAAAAAAAATGA
- a CDS encoding ABC transporter substrate-binding protein, whose translation MKICSFLPAATSMIYHMGLEEFLCGVTFECPSDKPKIVRSHLEGQSYSSEEIDRIVSESNQLGKSLYYIDEDLLQQVAPDIIFTQDVCDVCQIGTSYAERAIHKLKKQPLVIPLTPRNLSDVYFNAITIATAMGREEAAYNLLASLQKRTDKIIDTLRENNSPLKRVMVMEWLSPIYNCGHWIPYQVAQAGGVDMLSNPAGYSIVTPWEKIRKYNPEVLVVAPCGFNIERTSKEIHKLSSLEGWNDLNAVKNNAVYMADANLFTCPSTHLVDGIELLASLFHPALFPFEKRFADKCAPLALSGVTQGN comes from the coding sequence ATGAAAATATGCTCCTTTCTTCCGGCTGCAACTTCCATGATCTATCACATGGGGCTGGAAGAATTTCTGTGCGGAGTTACTTTCGAATGTCCTTCTGATAAACCGAAAATTGTCCGTTCTCACCTGGAAGGACAGAGTTATTCGAGCGAAGAGATCGACCGGATCGTTTCCGAATCAAATCAGCTTGGAAAAAGTCTTTATTATATTGATGAAGATCTTTTGCAGCAGGTTGCGCCTGATATTATTTTCACGCAGGATGTGTGCGACGTTTGTCAGATAGGAACGAGTTATGCCGAACGTGCAATTCATAAACTGAAAAAGCAGCCGTTGGTTATTCCGCTTACTCCGAGAAATCTGAGCGATGTTTATTTTAATGCAATTACTATTGCCACTGCAATGGGGCGCGAAGAAGCTGCGTACAATTTGCTTGCTTCATTGCAGAAACGCACGGATAAAATAATTGACACGCTTCGCGAAAATAATTCGCCGCTGAAAAGAGTGATGGTGATGGAATGGCTCAGTCCTATTTACAATTGCGGACACTGGATCCCGTACCAGGTTGCACAGGCAGGTGGAGTGGATATGCTTTCGAATCCGGCAGGTTATTCCATCGTTACTCCGTGGGAAAAAATCCGGAAATACAACCCCGAAGTTTTAGTTGTAGCTCCGTGCGGATTCAATATTGAAAGAACGTCGAAAGAAATTCATAAACTTTCTTCGCTTGAAGGATGGAATGATCTAAATGCGGTAAAAAATAATGCGGTGTACATGGCGGATGCGAATTTATTCACGTGTCCAAGCACTCATCTCGTGGATGGCATTGAATTGCTGGCTTCATTATTTCATCCTGCATTATTTCCATTTGAAAAAAGATTTGCGGATAAATGTGCGCCTCTCGCATTATCCGGAGTGACGCAAGGAAACTGA
- a CDS encoding T9SS type A sorting domain-containing protein produces the protein MITYYGYGSTCVTLNGSFSGGTPPFYYSWNTNSSSVSSFQQSSSGTSDPNSAYYPGSTTTVSVTVCPTVTTTYTLTVTDANNQSSTSAVTVYVEDVRCGNNNSKVLVCHYPPGNPSNMQTICVSPSAVPAHLAHGDALGNCAWQSPCTGARISSNSSVVDEVPLVVALSPNPANDEANIIFTSDVAEDVNISITTIDGREISNFNYGNVSADEEYSIPVSLENFDAGIYLLRISNKDAVVVQKLVKN, from the coding sequence GTGATTACTTACTACGGTTACGGCTCAACTTGTGTAACATTGAACGGTTCTTTTTCAGGTGGAACTCCTCCGTTTTATTATTCCTGGAATACAAACTCGTCTTCTGTTTCGTCATTCCAGCAATCATCCAGCGGAACTTCGGATCCAAACAGCGCTTATTACCCGGGCAGCACAACTACTGTTTCAGTAACAGTATGCCCGACAGTTACCACAACTTATACACTTACTGTTACCGACGCAAACAATCAATCTTCAACTTCTGCTGTTACGGTTTATGTTGAAGATGTACGTTGCGGAAACAACAACAGCAAAGTGCTGGTCTGCCATTATCCACCCGGTAATCCTTCGAACATGCAGACGATCTGCGTTTCACCGTCGGCTGTTCCCGCTCATCTTGCGCACGGTGATGCGCTCGGCAACTGCGCGTGGCAATCGCCCTGCACAGGTGCAAGAATTTCTTCCAACAGTTCGGTCGTGGATGAGGTTCCGCTTGTAGTCGCACTTTCTCCGAACCCTGCAAATGACGAAGCGAATATCATTTTCACCTCGGACGTTGCAGAAGATGTGAATATTTCCATCACAACCATTGACGGGCGCGAGATCAGCAATTTTAATTATGGCAATGTTTCTGCCGATGAGGAATACTCCATTCCGGTTTCGCTTGAAAATTTTGACGCCGGAATTTATCTCTTGCGGATCAGTAATAAAGATGCGGTTGTTGTACAGAAACTCGTGAAAAACTAA
- a CDS encoding TonB-dependent receptor encodes MKSKLILVATLLMASRISHAQQADTTRSTERDTVTITATRSEKDPTDVGKSITIISNEQIKNSGANNLAELLSQQEGIYVVGAGQNPGQQQSIFTRGANSNQTNVMIDGMKISDPSGTENAIDLSEISLDNIDRIEIVRGSNCALYGSSAIGGVINIITKKNQAPGFHTDAELKSGTFGPHTSLFTENVGMNYTLKNGLYVNAGIYNGNINGMNATVDTVTDPNNYKHNHLDRDNFRSTDLLGKLGYRNEKYDIFVSYKNISQHADIDKGAFDDDDNYTSQFHRNLTTYGASYKLNEKFSISYAGGLTDLNHLFTDDSSRINTAGNYDGTFYTATYKANVFNDELQANFKLKGISGVFGGGLFDEKMTFDSYYYSNTFGVYESRSNLDSLKINVKTISEFAHVDIDGSIINDNYKAFSIGLGVRNSKHDLFGNNFTYEINPSLKVSEGGLLFASYATGFNAPSLYELYSPDKDFTSGITRGNKTLKPETSSSWEFGFKQKVNDKITYTITCFRTVVQNSIDYVYLWDKNRPVDSLGFGDYRGDTYINIGKQTNQGVEIAISSKISEKFWINGNLSLISGKLDYSPASIDTSHTHGNHVQLFTNGAFINQDVETIGLVRRPGTANLGFTYMPCKKLSIAVNARYAGPRSDIYYSASSGPFGSLATKGVGDYTLVDGIAKYSATQNFSITLRAENIFDVKYSEIYGYTTRGRGFYLTLRYKM; translated from the coding sequence ATGAAATCGAAATTAATCCTGGTGGCAACACTGTTGATGGCTTCGCGAATAAGCCATGCACAACAGGCCGACACCACAAGATCAACCGAACGCGACACCGTAACCATTACGGCAACACGCAGTGAAAAAGATCCGACCGATGTTGGAAAAAGTATCACCATAATTTCCAATGAGCAGATAAAAAATTCGGGGGCGAATAATCTTGCTGAATTACTTTCACAGCAGGAAGGAATTTACGTAGTAGGCGCCGGACAGAATCCGGGACAACAGCAGAGTATTTTTACAAGAGGCGCAAACAGCAATCAAACGAATGTCATGATCGATGGAATGAAAATTTCCGATCCATCGGGGACTGAGAATGCCATTGATCTTTCAGAAATTTCTCTTGACAATATTGACCGGATTGAAATTGTGCGTGGCTCGAATTGCGCACTTTACGGTTCTTCGGCAATTGGCGGCGTGATCAATATCATCACGAAAAAAAATCAGGCGCCCGGTTTTCATACTGATGCAGAATTAAAATCAGGAACTTTTGGCCCGCATACTTCATTGTTCACTGAAAATGTGGGAATGAATTATACACTCAAAAACGGGTTGTATGTGAATGCCGGAATTTATAATGGAAATATAAATGGAATGAATGCAACGGTCGACACAGTTACAGATCCGAACAACTACAAGCACAACCATCTCGACCGCGATAATTTCAGAAGCACCGATCTATTGGGAAAACTCGGTTACAGGAATGAGAAGTACGATATTTTTGTTTCCTATAAAAATATTAGTCAGCATGCCGATATCGACAAAGGCGCATTCGATGATGATGATAATTACACTTCTCAATTTCACAGGAACCTCACCACTTACGGAGCATCGTACAAACTGAATGAGAAGTTCAGTATTTCTTATGCCGGTGGATTGACCGATCTGAATCATCTTTTCACTGACGATTCTTCCAGGATAAATACTGCCGGAAATTATGACGGTACTTTTTATACTGCAACCTACAAAGCGAATGTGTTCAACGATGAGTTGCAGGCGAATTTCAAACTGAAAGGCATCAGCGGCGTTTTCGGTGGCGGATTATTCGATGAAAAAATGACTTTCGATTCTTATTATTATTCCAACACGTTCGGAGTTTATGAATCAAGATCAAATCTCGATTCATTGAAAATAAATGTGAAGACCATCAGTGAATTTGCACATGTGGACATTGACGGAAGCATCATCAACGACAACTACAAAGCATTCTCGATCGGGCTGGGCGTGCGCAACTCAAAACACGATCTGTTCGGAAATAATTTTACGTATGAAATAAATCCATCGCTGAAAGTTTCTGAAGGCGGTTTGCTTTTTGCTTCGTATGCAACCGGATTCAACGCTCCTTCGCTCTATGAACTTTATTCGCCCGATAAAGATTTCACTTCCGGAATTACACGCGGAAATAAAACGTTGAAACCGGAAACATCTTCTTCCTGGGAATTCGGATTCAAACAAAAAGTGAATGACAAGATCACTTATACCATTACCTGTTTCAGAACGGTTGTGCAAAACAGCATCGACTATGTTTATCTCTGGGATAAAAACCGCCCGGTTGATTCGCTTGGTTTTGGAGATTATCGCGGCGACACTTATATCAACATTGGAAAACAAACGAACCAGGGTGTTGAAATTGCGATCAGTTCTAAGATCTCGGAAAAATTCTGGATCAATGGAAATCTCAGCCTCATCAGCGGAAAACTCGATTACAGCCCGGCGAGCATCGACACATCGCACACGCACGGGAATCATGTGCAGCTTTTTACCAATGGCGCATTCATCAACCAGGATGTAGAAACAATTGGTTTGGTGAGAAGGCCCGGCACTGCTAATTTGGGATTTACCTATATGCCCTGCAAAAAACTTTCGATCGCCGTGAATGCAAGATATGCCGGCCCGCGGAGTGATATTTATTACAGCGCATCATCGGGCCCGTTCGGTTCATTGGCAACAAAAGGCGTTGGAGATTATACTTTGGTGGATGGCATTGCAAAATATTCTGCCACACAAAATTTTTCCATTACCCTTCGTGCAGAAAATATTTTTGATGTGAAGTATTCCGAGATCTACGGCTATACCACCCGGGGAAGAGGATTTTACCTGACTTTGAGATATAAAATGTAA
- a CDS encoding Crp/Fnr family transcriptional regulator, which translates to MYESLIAYIKSHSTTPLTQSEEQVIKDAFVPKKIRKRQYFLQAGEVCKYMAFVVKGAMRQYIVDDKGAEHIARLSIENWWVGDRESFTMLTPSIYNIDAWEESDVLIITKADMNQLNSIPAMNEMARKLDNNHAFALQKRVNASISLPAEKRYSDLENTYPEFLQRFPQHIIASYLGITKETLSRVRHNAVKK; encoded by the coding sequence ATGTACGAATCCCTTATTGCATATATTAAAAGTCATTCTACAACACCGCTGACCCAAAGTGAAGAGCAGGTCATTAAAGACGCTTTTGTTCCGAAGAAAATAAGAAAGAGACAATACTTTTTACAGGCAGGTGAAGTATGCAAATACATGGCATTTGTTGTGAAAGGAGCTATGCGCCAATACATCGTTGATGATAAGGGCGCAGAACATATTGCCCGTTTGTCAATTGAAAACTGGTGGGTAGGTGACCGCGAAAGTTTTACCATGCTTACTCCTTCGATATATAATATTGATGCCTGGGAGGAATCTGATGTGCTGATCATTACAAAAGCCGACATGAATCAGCTAAACTCCATTCCTGCGATGAATGAAATGGCAAGGAAGTTAGACAACAATCACGCTTTTGCTCTTCAAAAAAGAGTAAACGCTTCCATTAGTTTACCTGCTGAAAAGCGCTACTCTGATTTAGAAAATACCTATCCGGAATTTTTGCAACGTTTTCCGCAACATATTATCGCTTCCTATCTCGGCATTACAAAGGAAACCCTTAGCCGCGTCCGGCATAATGCAGTGAAAAAATAG
- a CDS encoding S41 family peptidase, producing the protein MPKVISWIPLICGLMLGAGILLGSKFSRENAEQNEIDASYGKIRAVLGYVNAHYVDSIDNKKLTDQALVSILQTLDPHSDYFTAEEVKAMNEPMQGNFQGIGIEYNFIRDTLVVMVPVKGGPSEKAGLQTGDRIITANDTSITGKSATEEFIKGKLRGPANTKVKLKYRRPSTGKISEVTIVRGTIPIFSIDAAYMLDNETGYVRLARFSETSYKEFVAASDSLLAMGMKKMILDLRENGGGLLNEATDIADEFLPEGDLIVYTKGRVDGEEITKATKKGKLEKMPLAVLVDENSASASEILAGAIQDNDRGIVIGRRTFGKGLVQEQQALTDGSAFRLTIARYYTPTGRCIQKPYNKGLDAYEADEANRYKNGELLNRDSIHFPDSLKYTTKKGKVVYGGGGIMPDDFVPLDTAGGSHYLDALFKKDIFAIWALEYSDHNRDALQKKGLNDFRKNFAVSDNLIAQLVKTATQNGIAENVAEEKRSADVMRRYMKATLARLTWGDAAYYVMWNDTEPVVTEALKQLD; encoded by the coding sequence ATGCCGAAGGTCATCAGCTGGATACCGCTCATTTGCGGATTAATGCTCGGGGCGGGAATTCTGCTCGGATCGAAATTCAGCAGGGAAAACGCTGAACAGAATGAGATAGATGCGTCGTACGGAAAAATACGCGCAGTGCTCGGTTATGTGAATGCGCATTACGTAGATTCCATCGACAATAAAAAACTCACCGACCAGGCGCTCGTTTCCATTCTGCAAACACTCGATCCGCATTCCGATTATTTTACGGCGGAAGAAGTGAAAGCGATGAATGAACCGATGCAGGGAAATTTCCAGGGCATTGGCATTGAATATAATTTCATCCGCGATACGCTCGTGGTAATGGTTCCTGTGAAAGGCGGCCCGTCGGAAAAAGCCGGATTGCAAACCGGCGATCGCATCATCACTGCGAACGATACTTCTATCACGGGAAAATCGGCGACGGAAGAATTCATCAAGGGAAAATTGCGCGGGCCTGCCAATACGAAAGTGAAATTGAAATACCGCCGCCCTTCCACCGGAAAAATTTCTGAAGTAACTATTGTGCGCGGCACCATTCCTATTTTCAGCATTGATGCCGCTTACATGCTCGACAATGAAACCGGTTACGTTCGTCTCGCGCGTTTTTCTGAAACGAGTTATAAAGAATTCGTCGCCGCGTCCGATTCTCTTCTGGCAATGGGAATGAAAAAAATGATCCTCGATCTGCGCGAGAACGGAGGAGGATTACTCAACGAAGCAACAGATATTGCTGATGAATTTCTTCCGGAAGGAGATCTCATCGTTTACACGAAAGGCCGCGTGGACGGCGAAGAAATAACCAAGGCCACTAAAAAAGGCAAGCTCGAAAAAATGCCGCTGGCTGTTCTGGTGGATGAAAATTCTGCTTCTGCGAGTGAAATTCTTGCCGGCGCCATCCAGGATAATGATCGCGGAATTGTAATCGGGAGAAGAACTTTCGGAAAAGGACTCGTGCAGGAACAGCAGGCGCTCACCGACGGATCTGCATTCCGCCTCACCATTGCGCGCTACTACACGCCTACGGGAAGATGCATTCAGAAACCTTACAACAAAGGACTCGACGCTTACGAAGCCGATGAAGCGAATCGTTACAAGAATGGAGAATTGCTTAACCGCGACAGCATTCATTTTCCCGACTCGCTGAAGTACACGACTAAAAAAGGAAAAGTAGTTTACGGCGGCGGTGGAATTATGCCTGACGATTTTGTTCCGCTCGATACCGCCGGCGGCTCGCATTACCTCGATGCGCTTTTCAAAAAAGATATTTTCGCTATATGGGCGCTGGAATATTCAGATCACAACCGCGACGCGTTGCAGAAAAAAGGATTGAATGATTTCCGGAAAAATTTTGCGGTGAGTGATAATCTCATTGCACAGTTAGTGAAAACTGCAACGCAGAATGGCATTGCAGAAAATGTAGCCGAAGAAAAAAGATCTGCTGATGTTATGCGCCGCTATATGAAAGCCACGCTCGCGCGCCTCACTTGGGGAGATGCCGCTTATTACGTGATGTGGAACGATACGGAACCTGTGGTGACAGAAGCACTGAAGCAGTTGGATTGA
- a CDS encoding T9SS type A sorting domain-containing protein, which translates to MGLASYSLEQTVNPNLVQNPSFENFVICPNARDQFDSPTYPNNAVSWENPTLASPDLFNACDATNFVGVPNNIQGFQTAHDINGTGYAGVVTFTVDFPFSSDYWREYLETPVNLQQGVKYTISYWAALSSNSGWATRNLGAYLSPTHISKFSGIGVTHNPLPITPDYENNNYLDVLGLWVQQSFEYTPQTTGTYYLIIGDFSGENYRQPTINNSTNGEAYYFIDDVVIKEHPGCCPDNLTISDQTLSGTEIFGANNTITVGPNVTVAPNSNITLVANGEIDFLPGSDISQDVDAFIGECPGNFQTANSPALNIPHNTAIEITPDGDGNADEVCFSITGSPTYTVEVKSLADEVVYVVNNAPVDSDPMCVWNGTCNFGALCNGGGVAAGFYVMTITVTGCDGLPISNSFFVQVSYPNGRLAMTNEGVIDSGSATGLQLYPNPANDKFYLENILPGSIIRLIDESGQIIYEEKLSNSKEEIPATQFARGIYFVEINDGAKITMKKLVLQ; encoded by the coding sequence ATGGGTCTCGCGTCTTACTCGCTTGAGCAGACTGTTAATCCAAACCTGGTACAGAACCCGTCATTCGAAAATTTTGTAATCTGCCCCAATGCGAGGGATCAGTTTGATTCCCCTACCTATCCTAATAATGCAGTATCATGGGAAAATCCGACGCTCGCATCACCAGACTTATTCAATGCATGTGATGCAACTAATTTTGTGGGGGTGCCTAATAATATTCAAGGTTTCCAAACCGCGCATGATATCAATGGCACAGGCTACGCTGGAGTAGTAACTTTTACAGTTGATTTTCCGTTCAGTTCAGATTATTGGCGGGAATATCTTGAAACGCCCGTTAATCTTCAACAAGGAGTTAAATACACAATATCATATTGGGCTGCACTTTCTTCAAACTCCGGTTGGGCCACAAGAAATCTTGGCGCATATTTGTCCCCAACGCATATTTCAAAGTTTTCCGGGATTGGAGTCACTCATAATCCATTACCTATTACGCCGGACTATGAGAACAATAATTATCTTGACGTATTGGGATTATGGGTGCAACAATCGTTTGAATACACCCCACAGACAACCGGAACCTATTATTTGATCATTGGTGATTTCAGTGGGGAAAATTATCGGCAGCCTACGATTAATAATTCAACGAATGGAGAGGCTTATTACTTCATCGACGATGTAGTTATAAAAGAACACCCAGGCTGTTGTCCTGACAATCTCACAATCTCCGATCAAACATTATCCGGAACGGAAATTTTCGGCGCTAACAACACAATCACCGTTGGTCCGAATGTAACTGTCGCGCCAAATTCCAATATCACTCTCGTTGCGAATGGAGAAATAGATTTTCTTCCAGGCTCTGATATTTCTCAGGATGTAGATGCATTTATTGGAGAGTGTCCGGGGAATTTTCAAACCGCGAATAGTCCTGCCTTAAACATTCCGCATAATACAGCAATTGAAATTACACCAGATGGTGATGGTAACGCGGATGAAGTTTGCTTTTCGATTACAGGTAGTCCGACTTACACTGTCGAAGTTAAAAGCCTGGCAGATGAAGTTGTTTATGTTGTGAATAATGCTCCTGTCGATTCAGACCCTATGTGTGTTTGGAACGGAACGTGCAATTTCGGTGCATTGTGTAATGGTGGAGGTGTTGCGGCCGGTTTTTATGTAATGACAATAACCGTCACCGGATGCGATGGCTTGCCAATCTCAAATTCATTCTTCGTACAGGTTTCGTATCCGAACGGCAGACTTGCGATGACGAACGAGGGAGTAATTGATTCCGGCTCAGCAACCGGACTTCAGTTGTATCCTAATCCGGCTAATGATAAATTTTATTTGGAGAATATTTTACCTGGCTCCATCATTCGCTTAATTGATGAATCCGGTCAAATAATTTATGAGGAGAAACTATCAAATTCAAAAGAAGAAATCCCAGCAACGCAATTCGCCCGCGGTATTTATTTTGTCGAAATAAACGACGGCGCAAAGATCACAATGAAAAAACTGGTTTTGCAGTAG
- a CDS encoding dCMP deaminase family protein — protein MTLTSARPSFDEIYMDLAENLALRSHCVKAKVGAVLTKDTRIISLGYNGPPAGTHNCDLEWPQVGCPRDSKGSCSLALHAEMNAILYAAKNNVPIEGCTLYITLSPCISCARIIYSTGIKKVIYRNSYAEFKGIASDEGVDFLKKFGVDVSRYQSK, from the coding sequence ATGACTCTTACTTCTGCACGCCCTTCCTTCGACGAGATCTACATGGATCTCGCAGAAAATCTTGCGCTCCGTTCGCATTGTGTGAAAGCAAAAGTGGGAGCTGTGCTCACGAAAGATACGCGCATCATTTCGCTCGGGTACAATGGCCCGCCCGCAGGCACGCACAACTGCGATCTCGAATGGCCGCAGGTGGGTTGCCCGCGCGACAGCAAAGGTTCCTGCTCGCTTGCGCTGCATGCGGAGATGAATGCGATTCTTTACGCAGCAAAAAATAATGTTCCCATTGAAGGCTGTACTTTGTACATCACACTTTCTCCCTGCATTTCCTGCGCACGCATCATTTATTCCACAGGAATAAAAAAAGTGATCTACAGAAATTCGTACGCGGAGTTCAAGGGAATTGCAAGCGACGAAGGTGTGGACTTCTTAAAAAAATTCGGCGTGGACGTTTCACGCTATCAATCAAAATAA
- a CDS encoding YdeI/OmpD-associated family protein, whose amino-acid sequence MNPKVDWYFIKAKKWQQEIEQLRMIILDCGLNEELKWGCPCYTFAKKNIILIHAFREYCAVLFFKGALLKDTNGILVQQTENVQAARQIRFTNVREIVKMKSVLKTYIEEAIDVERSGLKVVLKKTSAFSMPGEFKKKLAKSSALKKSFAALTPGRQRAYLLYFSSAKQSKTRESRIEKYIRQILDGKGLDD is encoded by the coding sequence ATGAATCCGAAAGTCGATTGGTATTTTATCAAAGCCAAAAAGTGGCAGCAGGAAATTGAACAATTGAGAATGATCATTCTTGATTGCGGACTAAATGAAGAATTGAAGTGGGGCTGTCCCTGTTATACATTCGCGAAAAAAAATATTATTCTCATCCACGCCTTCAGGGAATACTGCGCCGTCCTTTTTTTCAAAGGAGCTCTTTTGAAAGATACTAATGGAATCCTGGTGCAGCAAACCGAAAATGTGCAGGCAGCGCGGCAGATCCGTTTTACCAATGTGCGCGAGATCGTGAAAATGAAAAGTGTACTGAAAACTTATATCGAAGAAGCTATTGATGTGGAGAGATCCGGCTTGAAAGTGGTTTTGAAAAAAACTTCGGCATTCTCCATGCCCGGAGAATTCAAAAAGAAATTAGCTAAAAGTTCTGCCCTGAAAAAATCTTTTGCCGCATTGACTCCCGGCCGGCAAAGAGCTTACCTTCTTTATTTTTCATCAGCCAAACAATCCAAAACGCGTGAGTCGAGAATTGAAAAATATATTCGGCAAATTCTTGATGGAAAAGGATTGGATGATTAG